The genomic segment TGATTGAATTATCAAGAGGCCCCACTCTTGTCTCAAAGCAGCGCAAAACGGTGCTAAAATAGTTGATCACACACAGGTAAGGCTACAATTCAAATGTATTATAACAATGATGACTTCCGGAGTTTCAGTAAGCAACAATTTGATGCCTTCAATTGAGTTAGCCTACTTTATTCCAATATGTGCatcattcagtgatatttattcccaaaGTAATTATTTATGAATATTTCCAGGTGTGGTTAAGAAAACAGTTAATGTGCTGGGCATGGTGAAGAGATGGGTGAAGTGACATTCCTCGCAAAGTTTGGAACAGCTAGGAGGAGAGTAGTAAGGGCGCTGCCGAGCTACCATCAAGAGCTTAAAGAAAAACTCCCaaaaactatcttttggtatttgtttcattagtcaaTTGTTGATGTAGTCCCAaattgttttgcatgtcagcaatcaaatTAAGATATAGGactttcaaaataaaaaaatacaggtGTTTTGGGTGGAATTTCCTTTTAAGAGCATAGTGCATTACGGCGACATTTCATACTAAGCCGTAGGCAGAATTTTACCGCAATCACGACTAGGTTGGTTCGCGGAAATAAAAGTTAGCAGGATGCTAAAGTTGGAGGGAAAATGTCTTGGTTTGAAAGGTGCGGAAGAGTCCACTTTCAACTTTAGTGGGCAGTGGTGAACCCTGACCTGTGTGTGTTCCGGGGGTCACAGAAGGCTCTCTCGATGTCCTCAGTGTGATGCAGGCGTATCCAGCCGTTCCCATCAAACACCTCCCACTTATAGGGCAAGTTAAAATGCACACGGATACACTGGTCTGGGCACACAAACACATTACACAAACAAGCATGAAAGAACCACAACCAAACATACCAAAAGCATAGAAAATATACCAAAAggggagcaccaagtctaggtccaaaaggctccttaacagtttCTACACCGAAGCTATAAGACTGTGAACAATTAATCAAacggccacccagactatttacattgaacccccctttgtttttacactgctgctactcactgttaattatctatgcagtcactttatcCCTCCCTACAGTacaagtcaaatgtttggacacacctactcattcaagggttcttctttctttatttttttttactattttctacattgtagaataataatgaagacatcaaaactaggaaataacacatatggaatcatgtagtaaccaagtgttaaacaaatcaaaatatattttagattgttcaaagtagccaccctttgcacactcttggcattctctcaaccagcttcatgatgaatgcttttccaacagtcttgaaggagttcccacatatgctgagcacttgttggctgcttttccttcactcttcggtccaactcatcccaaaccatctcaattgggttgaggttgggtgattgtggaggccaggtcatctgatgcagcactccatcactctccttcttggtcaaattgcctttacacagcctggaggtgttattgagtcattgtcctgttgaaaaacaaattatagtcccccTAAGTGCGaaccagatgggatagcgtatcgctgcagaacgatgtggtagccatgctggttaagtgcgtAAATAATTCagcaacagtgtcaccagcaaagcacccccataccatcacaccacctgctctatgcttcacggtgggaaccacacatgtggagataatccgttcacctactctgtctcacaaagacaaggcagCTGGAACTAAAAATctgatttggactcatcagaccaaaggacagatttccaccggtctaatgtccattgctcacgTTTCATGTCTCTtcttagtgtcctttagtagtggtttctttgtagcaatttgaccatgaaggccagattcacgcagtctcctctgaacagttgatgttgagttatgactgttacttgaactcagtgaagcatttatttaggctgcaatctgcggtgcagttaactctactggacttatcctctgcagcagagttaactctgggtattcctttcctgtggcagtcctcatgagagccagtttcatcatagcgcttcatgGCATTTTCTGTTTCTCTTTGcatttttgagctgttcttgacataatatggacttggtctttaaccaaatagggctatcttctgtataccacccctaccttatcacaacacatctgattggctcaaacacgttaagaagaaaataaattccacaaattaacaaggcacacctgttaattgaaatgcattccaggtgactacctcatgaagctggttgagagaatgccaagagtgtgcaaaactgtcatcaagacaaagggtggctactttgaagaatctcaaatataaaaatatattttgattcctttaacacttttttgatgacaacatgattccatgtgttatttcatagtttcatagcctggggagggagggggtagccTGTTGtatggcgcatgtgacaaatacaatttgaacaggcaaaaataaataaatatttcacATCAAGGAGAAGAGAGCTCACCCTGGAATCTACAGTTCTTGCGTATGAAATGCAGACAaatctccttcctgtcctctttCTTGACCACAGGACTGGAGACCAGCTCACCTACACGCTCtgaaacacacatatacagagGGATTATGCACATATACTGCAGATCAAGccaaaagaacacacacacactccaggtgAGGGATTTACGTACCTTTAGCAGTGTAGGGTGTAGTGGGTGTGTTGAGGCGGTGGAGGTTCTGGTAGACGAAGGGAAGGTCGTTGATGATGTCACCGCTAAGGCCCCTCTCCTCCAGCATGCGGCGGCCATGCTGGTCGATGACATGCTGCCTCTTGCACTTGGGCCCGAACATGCAGTCGTCATGCACAAAGTGCATGCACATGTGCACCTTGGTGCAGCTGTCCCTGAAGGTACATGCGCCGTGGGGCCCGGAGCCCTTGTTGTAGTGAGAGCACACCTGACGTCAGGAACACACAGCAACAACGTCAGAGACAATCATCGTGGAAATGCAGTCACACATAGCCAACCAGAGTCAAGCAGTTGCCTTTAGAAGGCTTACATGGTCACCGGCCAAAAAATGATCTAACCTCACACACCAAGAAGTTCTACTTTACCTCTCTGGGTAACGAATACTTCCTGGGGACAAACCCACATCAACAGCGTAAGTTTttatatttccatttttttttattctttaaaaaaaatataacattctttgtttgctcttttttttgttcattttttttttttttttttttttttttttacacacaagAAGTCCCACAGGTTCAAGGTGGCTTGTCTTCATCTCAGATCACTCTTCACCCACACTGGGCTTTAGGCTGGACGTGATGGTATTCGTAGTGTTTTTTTCTTTTGTCTTTTCAACCTTTTCATCGATTTACTTGTGATATTTTTTTAGACTGGATGAGCCAACATCACTCTCGGAAAACTGAACGCGCGTTTTTTCCTTTTCTTTTTGAGAAACTTGTTTGTCTCCGTATAGTTGTCCAATCAGATTACGGGTGCATCTTGTTCGGAGCGGTATCGTCCAATCAGTGTGCAGGATTCACTTCTCACTGGCACTGAACCTGCCTATAGACTTGTCCAGAATTCCCTTCTCTGGAATGCCAGGATGTAAGCTACTCCTGTCCTTCCCTCTTTGgggagatagaatgagagagataaaaagagtgagagagaaaaatagaggtCTACGCCTTCTACCCATGAGCTCGTACACAAAGAGCACTCAGAACACTGCTACACTCCCTGAGGGCAGAAACCTGTAATGCAGAAACGTCCCACATTTTACTTAAAGGAGCAAGACAAATTCACACACAAAGAGAGCATGAGTCACAGCATTGCCTTTCTACTGTATTCATCTAAGGGAGAAAGGGTATATGAAAGTCTACAAGGGCTTAGGGAGAGGTGCTAGGGATTGGAACTGGGCTCATTTCTTAATGGAGACCGCCAGGCCCTGGTAAGGCTCCATCCAGGTGTGTAGTGGGGCTCTAGTCTGTAGTGGAGCGGCCTGTGCTTTattttgtgtgcgtgtgtttctgtgaagcatttatttgggctgcaatctgttggtgtatgtgtgtatgtgttacctCCGGCAGCAGGGTGGGATCATTCTGCAGCAGTAACAGGAACAGGTCATCCTCGTGCAGCTCATGCAGAGTGCACTCCCTCAGGAGCGTGTAGTTATGCTCTGAACGCACATCATGGGAGAACTTACACTGCTtcctacagagagagaacagcacacacacacagaccggaGTAGAGTAGGTAAACAGACAGGAGTGTACCATAAAGACATCAAGCATCATTTTGTTTTTGTGTAGGCTACTGAAAACTCATGATCATGATATGCCTTGTTCCAAATCAAGGAATCTAAGCAAATAGGTAATTCTGCATCAAATGGCAATATGTTGTATTTATAATATACCTGATGATATTAATAAATGTGCTAACACAAGTTGTACATACATTAGTGGACTAGACTAGAGGATGCAGGTGTTATTTCTCCAGATTGATCAATACAGAATAAAAGGGGGCGTGATGGCTATCTCATATATTCTATATGCTGCTGCTAGCTAGCCACTCCCCTCTTCAAACCTCGCAAAAACTACTCACCACGGTCGAGGTTTCTCTTACCTGCCTTTCCCAAATCTACAGTTTCCATAAACAAAATATTTGCAAAGGTGAAGCTCCTGGCAATCTCTGCAATCTTGTTTTGTGTAATTTTTACACAGTCGCAGCGACGTTTTGGCGACAATCACACAGTCAGTTCCCCATTCGTCCGTCCTCTCTCGGTTCCGCACCGCAACAAACCGAGAACACTTCTTCACGATGTACCAAAAGTCGTCCTCAGTTATTTCAATACGCTGGAATACTTTCCTGTGCAATTGCTGGAGGGCCAGGGAACCCTTGTTGCTGCATAATATACTGGTGGCATGATGAATTACTCTGGAGTAGCTGGACATTGTTGGTGCCTCTCTCATTTGCGGATGAGAAGGCGGAAGCAGAAAACCAGCAACAGATTGTCAGTGCTAGTAGTTCTACTTTTCTCCACGCAGGGGCGATCGAGTTCAATTCAGAGCATCACAGAAATGCAATGGCGATTGTC from the Oncorhynchus keta strain PuntledgeMale-10-30-2019 chromosome 33, Oket_V2, whole genome shotgun sequence genome contains:
- the parp12b gene encoding protein mono-ADP-ribosyltransferase PARP12b; protein product: MREAPTMSSYSRVIHHATSILCSNKGSLALQQLHRKVFQRIEITEDDFWYIVKKCSRFVAVRNRERTDEWGTDCVIVAKTSLRLCKNYTKQDCRDCQELHLCKYFVYGNCRFGKGRKQCKFSHDVRSEHNYTLLRECTLHELHEDDLFLLLLQNDPTLLPEVCSHYNKGSGPHGACTFRDSCTKVHMCMHFVHDDCMFGPKCKRQHVIDQHGRRMLEERGLSGDIINDLPFVYQNLHRLNTPTTPYTAKERVGELVSSPVVKKEDRKEICLHFIRKNCRFQDQCIRVHFNLPYKWEVFDGNGWIRLHHTEDIERAFCDPRNTHSPGSRPVDFLTMTQESDPVRRLSTVSSVTKPAHYILTTEWLWYYKGDHENWIEFGRPDDKQRTTSLSSRELEEAYLADRSAEVTIMKGHRNYYLSFQDMYQRNPKHNTKRRVRRRPRFISIMEVENKTAP